CGGTTGGAGCGCGCCAGCAGGGCGGCGACTTCGGGGTGCAGAGCCATGGTGGGAGGTCTTCCTGGTCGATCCGTGGGTGGCGCCGGCGGGGTGCGCGGGCCGGCCGGTGGGGTGAGCCGGAGTCCGGCCGGCCCGCGGGACGATGGCTGGGGAGCGGGTCAGGCTCCCCAGCCGGCCTGTTCGCCGCCGACGCGTTCGGCGGCGGTCTTCTCGGCCCAGCCGGTGGCCCGGTAGGCGGCGACGGGGTCGGTACGCAGGCCCATCTCCTCGCGGACCTCGGCCAGCAGGGGGCGGACGTCCGTACTGAAGGCGTCCATGAGAACGGCGTTCGCCGCCAGCACGTCGCCGCCGCGTTGGGCGGCGCCCAGCGCGTCCGCGTCGACCAGCAGGGCCTTGGCGGTGGCCTCCTGGACGTTCATCACCGAGCGGATGACGGCCGGGATCTTCGCCTCGATGTTGTGGCACTGGTCGAGCATGAACGCGACGCCGGCCTGCTCGTCCAGGCCGCCGTTCCTGACGACCTCGTGCATGATCCGGAACAGCTGGAACGGATCGGCCGCGCCGGCCATGAGGTCGTCGTCGGCGTAGAAGCGGGAGTTGAAGTCGAAGCCGCCGAGCTTCCCCTCGCGGAGCAGGAACGCGACGATGAACTCGATGTTGGTGCCCGGCGCGTGGTGCCCGGTGTCGACGACGACCTGGGCCTTCGGCCCGAGCCGGAGGCAGTGGGCGAAGGCGGTGCCCCAGTCAGGGACGTCCATCGTGTAGAAGGCGGGCTCGAAGAGCTTGTACTCCAGCAGGATCCGCCGGTCGTCGCCGAGCCGTGCGTACACCTCGCCGAGCGCCTGGGCCAGGCGGTCCTGGCGGGCGGCGATGTCGTCCTGGCCGGGGTAGTTGGTGCCGTCGGAGAACCACAGCTTCAGGTCGCGCGAGCCGGTGGCGTCCATGATGTCGACGCACTCCAGCAGGTGGTCGACGGCCTTGCGCCGCACCCGCGGGTCGGGGTTGGTGACCGAGCCGAGCTTGTAGTCGTCGTCCTGGAAGACGTTGGCGTTGATCGCGCCGAGCTCCAGCCCGAGGCTCCCGGCGTGGGCGGCGAGCTTGCCGTAGTCCTCGACGCGGTCCCAGGGGATGTGCAGCGAGACCTTGGGGGCGACGCCGGTGGCGGTATGCACCTGGGCGGCGTCCGCGAGCTTCTCGTACGGGTCGCGCGGCACGCCCGGCTGGGCGAACACCTTGAACCGCGTTCCCGAGTTTCCGTAGCCCCATGAGGGGGTCTCGATGCGCTGGTTCCTCAGCGCATCCTTCACTGCCGACGGCTCGGACACGGGCACCTCTTCGAAGCAGTTGAATCGTTTCAAGAGGACCGTAAGCCGGATCCCCTCCCCCGTCAAGGCGGTGCTGGTGTGAGGAAACGAGCTGGCGTAACTTGAGTTCGACGCCGCCCCAGGGGCCGGTGAGACTTTTCAACGGCCCGCACGGGGGAACACATGGCTGGTACGGCTGGCATCAAGGACGTGGCGCGACTGGCCGGGGTGTCCGTCGGCACGGTGTCGAACGTGATCAACCGCCCGGACATGGTCGGGGAGGACACCCGTCGCCGCGTCCGGAGCGCCATCGACCAGCTCGGCTACGTCCGCAGCGAATCCGCCCGCCAGCTCAGAGCCGGCCGCAGCCGGATCATGGGACTGCTGGTCCTCGACCTGGGCAACCCCTTCTTCGTCTCGGTGGCCAGGGGGGCGGAACAGGCCGCCCGCGCGGCGGGGCTGGGCGTGATGGTCTGCAACAGCGCCCAGAACCCCGCCGACGAGGCCGACTACCTGTCGCTCTTCGCCGAACAGCGGGTGCGCGGCGTACTCCTCACTCCGACGGACTCCACGGCGGCGGCCACCGCGGTGCTGCGCCGCAACAACGTCCCGTTCGTCCTCGTGGACCGCGTCCTGCCGGGCACCGACGCCTGCTCGGTGGCGGTGGACGACATCACGGGCGGCGCGATGGCCGCCCGGCACCTGCTGGAGAGTGGACACCACCTGATCGCCTATGTGGGAGGCGGCCATCCACTGCAGCAGGTGCGCGACAGGCGCGAAGGAGCCCTGGGAGCGGTGGCTCTGGCGGGGTACGGGCGGGAGTCCCTGGTGGACGTCCGGGTCGACCGACTCGATGTGGAAGCGGGCCGGGACGCCGGCGCGCGCCTCCTCGGCCTGACGCCCAGGCCGACCGCCGTGTTCTGTGCCAACGACCTGCTGGCCCTGGGAGTCCTGCAGACGGCCTACGCCGCCGGCCTGCGGGTACCCGAGGATCTCGCGATCGTCGGGTACGACGACATCGAGTTCGCCTCGGCGGCCGCGGTGCCACTGACATCGGTGCGCCAGCCGGCGGAGGCGATGGGCCGGACCGCGGCCGAGCTCCTGCTGGAGGAGACCGGTGAGGACGCGTCCGGACACCGGCACCAGCAGATCCTGTTCCAGCCCGAGATCGTGGTCCGGCGCTCCAGTCTCCGGGGCGCGTGACGTCCGCCCGTCCGGACGCTTTGAAACCGTTCAACCCGGCAGGTGCAGGCGCGCGAGGTGGCTCCGCTCAGCCCGCCTTCGGCGCCGCCGTACTACGGCGGACGACGAGGCGGGGAGTCATGGACGTCTGCACGGCCCGGGTCCGGTGACCTTCGACCCGTTCCAGGAGCATCCGGGCGGCGGTTGACCCCATGGTGTGCCCGGCCTGGTCGACGCTGGTCAGCTGGACGGGAGCGAGAGCGGCGACGGCGGTGTTGTTGTACCCGACCAGCGACACGTCCCCGGGGATGTCCAGTCCCAGCTCGTGGACCGCCCGGTAGACACCGAGCGCGGCCACGTCGGCGCCGGCCATGACGGCCGTCGGAGGGTTGGGACCGCCCAGCAGCTGGAGGCCGGCGCGGTAGCCGCCCTCGTCGGAGTAGTCCGTGGGGATCACCTGGGCGCGGTCCGCCAGTCCATGCCGCTCCATAGCCTCCCGGTAGCCGCCGGTCAGGACGATCTCCGGGGTGCGCTTCCACCGGCTCGCCCTGGTGCCGGGGGCCGCGAGCAGGGCGATCCTGCTGTGCCCGAGCGACACGAGGTGGTCCACCACCAGGCCGGCCCCCAGCTCGTCGGCGTCCACCACGGAGTCGTGGACGGCGGAGGCGTCATGGTGGCCGATGATCACGGTCGGCGTCGTCTCGGCGGTGGCCAGGACCTCGGTGCGCGGCGTCCCGGGAGCGATCAGGATCAGCCCGTCCATCTGGCGGTCCACCATCGCCCGCACGGTGCGGCCCTGGCCCTCGGCACCGAAGCCCGCGGCTCCGATCATGACGGTGTAGTCGCCGTCGCGGAGCTGTTCCTGGATGCCGTCGATGATGTCGGCGAAGAAGGTGTTGCGCATGTTGTCCAGCAGGACGCCTATCGTGTAGGTCCGACCGCGCATCCCACGCGCCGCCGCATGCGGACGGTAGTCCAGCTCGGCCATCGCGGCGCGGACCCGCTCCTGCATGGCGGCACTCACCCCGTAGGCGTTGCGCAGGACCTTGGACACAGCTGCCGTGGACACGCCGGCGTGCTGGGCCACGTCCGTGATGGTCACGCGCTTCGAGCGGCTTGCCGGCTCCATGCGGGGCGCCCTCCAGTCTCATTGGATGAATAACGTTCTACACGATTCTTCCAGGCCAGGAGCTCCCTTTGGAAGAGATGACCGCGACGTTACATCCTCGTGTCTTGACGCGAAAGCCGCATGCAGGCACTGTGGTGGCACTCCAGCGGAGAACGTTCTACACAGCCGGGACCCCATCTGAGCGCGTCCCGCCGTTCTCGCCGCGATGCCTCCTCCTCAATGACGCCAGGGAGCACAGCCGTGACCATCTCCTCCACCCGCCCCGGTAGAGCGCGCCTCGTCGGCCTCACCGCCAGCGCCGCCGCCGTGGTCCTCCTCGCCTCCGCCTGCGGCAGCACCGGCTCGGGCGCCTCCGCCGCGCCCAAGGACTTCAGCTACCTCTCGGTCGTGGAGAACACCACCGTCAAGACGACCCTCACCACCCTCTCCCAGGGCGCCTGCACCACCCAGAACACGGCGCTGCCCCTCAAGGTCGATACCGTGCCGCAGACCGGCCTGGACCAGAAGCTGCAGCTGCTGGCCGGCCAGGGCGCCCTCCCGGTACAGTTCGCCGCCGGCAGCGCCCCCGCCCTGACCAACCAGCTCTTCAAGTCCGGCAAGGTCGCCAACCTGGAGGACGAGCTCACCAAGCTCGGCGTGTACGACCAGCTCCAGCCGGCGGCCGTCTCCACCATCCAGGCGCTGTACGACGGCAAGGTCGCGGTCCTGCCGTACGAGTACAACATCGAGGGCATCTTCTTCAACAAGAAGCTGTTCGCCGAGCACGGTCTCTCGACCCCCAAGACCTGGGACGAGCTGGTCACCACCGCCGGCAAGCTGCAGGACGCCGGCGTGCAGCCCTTCGCCGCCTCCGGCCAGCAGGGCTGGCCGCTCACCCGGCTCATCAGCGGCTACCTCTACCG
The sequence above is drawn from the Kitasatospora sp. NBC_00315 genome and encodes:
- the rhaI gene encoding L-rhamnose isomerase yields the protein MSEPSAVKDALRNQRIETPSWGYGNSGTRFKVFAQPGVPRDPYEKLADAAQVHTATGVAPKVSLHIPWDRVEDYGKLAAHAGSLGLELGAINANVFQDDDYKLGSVTNPDPRVRRKAVDHLLECVDIMDATGSRDLKLWFSDGTNYPGQDDIAARQDRLAQALGEVYARLGDDRRILLEYKLFEPAFYTMDVPDWGTAFAHCLRLGPKAQVVVDTGHHAPGTNIEFIVAFLLREGKLGGFDFNSRFYADDDLMAGAADPFQLFRIMHEVVRNGGLDEQAGVAFMLDQCHNIEAKIPAVIRSVMNVQEATAKALLVDADALGAAQRGGDVLAANAVLMDAFSTDVRPLLAEVREEMGLRTDPVAAYRATGWAEKTAAERVGGEQAGWGA
- a CDS encoding LacI family DNA-binding transcriptional regulator; protein product: MAGTAGIKDVARLAGVSVGTVSNVINRPDMVGEDTRRRVRSAIDQLGYVRSESARQLRAGRSRIMGLLVLDLGNPFFVSVARGAEQAARAAGLGVMVCNSAQNPADEADYLSLFAEQRVRGVLLTPTDSTAAATAVLRRNNVPFVLVDRVLPGTDACSVAVDDITGGAMAARHLLESGHHLIAYVGGGHPLQQVRDRREGALGAVALAGYGRESLVDVRVDRLDVEAGRDAGARLLGLTPRPTAVFCANDLLALGVLQTAYAAGLRVPEDLAIVGYDDIEFASAAAVPLTSVRQPAEAMGRTAAELLLEETGEDASGHRHQQILFQPEIVVRRSSLRGA
- a CDS encoding LacI family DNA-binding transcriptional regulator; protein product: MAQHAGVSTAAVSKVLRNAYGVSAAMQERVRAAMAELDYRPHAAARGMRGRTYTIGVLLDNMRNTFFADIIDGIQEQLRDGDYTVMIGAAGFGAEGQGRTVRAMVDRQMDGLILIAPGTPRTEVLATAETTPTVIIGHHDASAVHDSVVDADELGAGLVVDHLVSLGHSRIALLAAPGTRASRWKRTPEIVLTGGYREAMERHGLADRAQVIPTDYSDEGGYRAGLQLLGGPNPPTAVMAGADVAALGVYRAVHELGLDIPGDVSLVGYNNTAVAALAPVQLTSVDQAGHTMGSTAARMLLERVEGHRTRAVQTSMTPRLVVRRSTAAPKAG
- a CDS encoding ABC transporter substrate-binding protein translates to MTISSTRPGRARLVGLTASAAAVVLLASACGSTGSGASAAPKDFSYLSVVENTTVKTTLTTLSQGACTTQNTALPLKVDTVPQTGLDQKLQLLAGQGALPVQFAAGSAPALTNQLFKSGKVANLEDELTKLGVYDQLQPAAVSTIQALYDGKVAVLPYEYNIEGIFFNKKLFAEHGLSTPKTWDELVTTAGKLQDAGVQPFAASGQQGWPLTRLISGYLYRSLGPFAMDHIASGKAKLTDPEYVAAAAKVADLGKKGYFGQGVGSIDYDTAMNQFLSGKAGMFYMGSWALSNIADAKQDTVGAENIGFMPFPAVADGKGSIDQYPSNVGLPIALNSKTFDAKTGDWVKCIAQNYGSTALKDQGTISGFKVNTPVPDKNAVTKQVRETIDASKQNVLWFEALFSTKATTVSQSNAASLVTGSTSPEKFMQLVQDAQSGQ